In one Silene latifolia isolate original U9 population chromosome 10, ASM4854445v1, whole genome shotgun sequence genomic region, the following are encoded:
- the LOC141605491 gene encoding putative 12-oxophytodienoate reductase 11 isoform X3, which produces MTRRPWRVVLAPLTRSRSYGNVPQPHAVLYYSQRATNGGLLIAEATGVSDTAQGYPETPGIWTTEQVEAWKPIVNAVHAKGGIFFCQIWHAGRVSKEGLQPNGQAPISCTDKPLTPKVRANGVHVAQFSTPRRLATDEIPSVVNDFRLAARNAIEAGFDGVEIHGAHGYLIDQFMKDKVNDRIDQYGGSLENRCRFGLEVVEAVVNEIGADRVGFRISPFSDYSEAGDSNPEALALYMAKSLSNYGILYCHAVEPRMVTIGEMKECPHSLLPMRKAFNGTFIVAGGYDRKDGNQAVSNGHTDLVAYGRLFLANPDLPRRFELDAPLNKYNRETFYILDPVVGYTDYPFLETTE; this is translated from the exons AGTTGTTTTGGCTCCGTTGACGAGGTCACGATCATATGGAAATGTACCTCAACCACATGCAGTATTATATTACTCACAACGCGCTACTAATGGCGGTCTTCTCATAGCTGAAGCAACTGGTGTTTCTGATACTGCTCAAGG GTATCCAGAAACACCTGGTATTTGGACAACGGAGCAGGTTGAAGCTTGGAAACCCATTGTTAACGCCGTCCATGCAAAAGGTGGCATATTTTTTTGTCAAATCTGGCACGCTGGACGTGTTTCAAAGGAAG GTCTTCAGCCAAATGGGCAAGCTCCAATCTCTTGTACAGACAAACCTTTAACGCCTAAAGTTCGGGCAAATGGCGTACATGTTGCACAATTCTCCACTCCAAGGCGGCTTGCAACAGATGAGATACCTTCAGTTGTCAATGATTTCAGACTTGCTGCTAGGAATGCTATAGAAGCTG GTTTTGACGGTGTTGAAATACATGGCGCCCACGGCTACCTCATTGACCAGTTTATGAAAGACAAAGTCAATGATCGAATAGACCAGTATGGTGGGTCTCTAGAGAACCGCTGTAGATTTGGTCTGGAAGTAGTTGAAGCTGTTGTCAATGAGATTGGTGCAGATAGAGTCGGGTTTCGCATCTCTCCCTTTTCTGATTATTCGGAAGCAGGAGACTCAAACCCTGAAGCTCTAGCCCTGTATATGGCCAAATCCCTGAGTAATTATGGAATTTTGTATTGTCATGCTGTCGAACCAAGGATGGTAACCATAGGAGAGATGAAGGAATGCCCTCACAGTCTTTTGCCCATGAGAAAGGCGTTCAATGGTACTTTCATCGTTGCTGGAGGTTATGACAGAAAAGATGGGAATCAAGCTGTTTCTAACGGACATACAGATCTTGTGGCGTATGGCCGCTTGTTTTTGGCTAACCCAGATCTGCCTAGAAGATTTGAGCTTGATGCTCCTCTTAACAAGTACAACAGAGAAACCTTTTACATTCTGGATCCAGTTGTCGGGTACACTGATTACCCATTCCTTGAAACCACCGAATAG
- the LOC141605491 gene encoding putative 12-oxophytodienoate reductase 11 isoform X2: MTPHQMGNFNLSHRVVLAPLTRSRSYGNVPQPHAVLYYSQRATNGGLLIAEATGVSDTAQGYPETPGIWTTEQVEAWKPIVNAVHAKGGIFFCQIWHAGRVSKEGLQPNGQAPISCTDKPLTPKVRANGVHVAQFSTPRRLATDEIPSVVNDFRLAARNAIEAGFDGVEIHGAHGYLIDQFMKDKVNDRIDQYGGSLENRCRFGLEVVEAVVNEIGADRVGFRISPFSDYSEAGDSNPEALALYMAKSLSNYGILYCHAVEPRMVTIGEMKECPHSLLPMRKAFNGTFIVAGGYDRKDGNQAVSNGHTDLVAYGRLFLANPDLPRRFELDAPLNKYNRETFYILDPVVGYTDYPFLETTE, translated from the exons AGTTGTTTTGGCTCCGTTGACGAGGTCACGATCATATGGAAATGTACCTCAACCACATGCAGTATTATATTACTCACAACGCGCTACTAATGGCGGTCTTCTCATAGCTGAAGCAACTGGTGTTTCTGATACTGCTCAAGG GTATCCAGAAACACCTGGTATTTGGACAACGGAGCAGGTTGAAGCTTGGAAACCCATTGTTAACGCCGTCCATGCAAAAGGTGGCATATTTTTTTGTCAAATCTGGCACGCTGGACGTGTTTCAAAGGAAG GTCTTCAGCCAAATGGGCAAGCTCCAATCTCTTGTACAGACAAACCTTTAACGCCTAAAGTTCGGGCAAATGGCGTACATGTTGCACAATTCTCCACTCCAAGGCGGCTTGCAACAGATGAGATACCTTCAGTTGTCAATGATTTCAGACTTGCTGCTAGGAATGCTATAGAAGCTG GTTTTGACGGTGTTGAAATACATGGCGCCCACGGCTACCTCATTGACCAGTTTATGAAAGACAAAGTCAATGATCGAATAGACCAGTATGGTGGGTCTCTAGAGAACCGCTGTAGATTTGGTCTGGAAGTAGTTGAAGCTGTTGTCAATGAGATTGGTGCAGATAGAGTCGGGTTTCGCATCTCTCCCTTTTCTGATTATTCGGAAGCAGGAGACTCAAACCCTGAAGCTCTAGCCCTGTATATGGCCAAATCCCTGAGTAATTATGGAATTTTGTATTGTCATGCTGTCGAACCAAGGATGGTAACCATAGGAGAGATGAAGGAATGCCCTCACAGTCTTTTGCCCATGAGAAAGGCGTTCAATGGTACTTTCATCGTTGCTGGAGGTTATGACAGAAAAGATGGGAATCAAGCTGTTTCTAACGGACATACAGATCTTGTGGCGTATGGCCGCTTGTTTTTGGCTAACCCAGATCTGCCTAGAAGATTTGAGCTTGATGCTCCTCTTAACAAGTACAACAGAGAAACCTTTTACATTCTGGATCCAGTTGTCGGGTACACTGATTACCCATTCCTTGAAACCACCGAATAG
- the LOC141605491 gene encoding putative 12-oxophytodienoate reductase 11 isoform X1, which yields MAANSATIPLMTPHQMGNFNLSHRVVLAPLTRSRSYGNVPQPHAVLYYSQRATNGGLLIAEATGVSDTAQGYPETPGIWTTEQVEAWKPIVNAVHAKGGIFFCQIWHAGRVSKEGLQPNGQAPISCTDKPLTPKVRANGVHVAQFSTPRRLATDEIPSVVNDFRLAARNAIEAGFDGVEIHGAHGYLIDQFMKDKVNDRIDQYGGSLENRCRFGLEVVEAVVNEIGADRVGFRISPFSDYSEAGDSNPEALALYMAKSLSNYGILYCHAVEPRMVTIGEMKECPHSLLPMRKAFNGTFIVAGGYDRKDGNQAVSNGHTDLVAYGRLFLANPDLPRRFELDAPLNKYNRETFYILDPVVGYTDYPFLETTE from the exons AGTTGTTTTGGCTCCGTTGACGAGGTCACGATCATATGGAAATGTACCTCAACCACATGCAGTATTATATTACTCACAACGCGCTACTAATGGCGGTCTTCTCATAGCTGAAGCAACTGGTGTTTCTGATACTGCTCAAGG GTATCCAGAAACACCTGGTATTTGGACAACGGAGCAGGTTGAAGCTTGGAAACCCATTGTTAACGCCGTCCATGCAAAAGGTGGCATATTTTTTTGTCAAATCTGGCACGCTGGACGTGTTTCAAAGGAAG GTCTTCAGCCAAATGGGCAAGCTCCAATCTCTTGTACAGACAAACCTTTAACGCCTAAAGTTCGGGCAAATGGCGTACATGTTGCACAATTCTCCACTCCAAGGCGGCTTGCAACAGATGAGATACCTTCAGTTGTCAATGATTTCAGACTTGCTGCTAGGAATGCTATAGAAGCTG GTTTTGACGGTGTTGAAATACATGGCGCCCACGGCTACCTCATTGACCAGTTTATGAAAGACAAAGTCAATGATCGAATAGACCAGTATGGTGGGTCTCTAGAGAACCGCTGTAGATTTGGTCTGGAAGTAGTTGAAGCTGTTGTCAATGAGATTGGTGCAGATAGAGTCGGGTTTCGCATCTCTCCCTTTTCTGATTATTCGGAAGCAGGAGACTCAAACCCTGAAGCTCTAGCCCTGTATATGGCCAAATCCCTGAGTAATTATGGAATTTTGTATTGTCATGCTGTCGAACCAAGGATGGTAACCATAGGAGAGATGAAGGAATGCCCTCACAGTCTTTTGCCCATGAGAAAGGCGTTCAATGGTACTTTCATCGTTGCTGGAGGTTATGACAGAAAAGATGGGAATCAAGCTGTTTCTAACGGACATACAGATCTTGTGGCGTATGGCCGCTTGTTTTTGGCTAACCCAGATCTGCCTAGAAGATTTGAGCTTGATGCTCCTCTTAACAAGTACAACAGAGAAACCTTTTACATTCTGGATCCAGTTGTCGGGTACACTGATTACCCATTCCTTGAAACCACCGAATAG